One genomic segment of Candidatus Micrarchaeota archaeon includes these proteins:
- a CDS encoding DNA polymerase II large subunit, producing MVEASPKLQRYFKSLLTQLDNAIKVAEKARAQGFDPKPTVEVKMAEDMAGRVEGLVGPEGIADKIREYVKQGLSRERVAYEIVKELASKGKGLSTEKMEKVIDQALRTGVAVLTEGVLVAPTEGIAKVKIKQNPDGSHYLAVYYAGPIRSAGGTAAALSVVLADVIRRELNISNFRPTETVIERYVEEIQLYDARCARLQYNPTEDEIRTIVKNCPICITGEPTHQIEVSVYKNLEGIETDRVRGGMALVIGEGIAQKAAKVLKLTRKIGLDWEWLESIVKVPSSSGDEKVTLKPNKKFLSEVLAGRPIISYPMAKGGFRLRYGRSRVTGIMAKGMHPATMVLLDGFIAIGTQMKVERPGKGCIITPCTSIHGPIVKLKDGSVMKVASTEMAIKVKDEVKEILFLGDLATPIGDFIKSGHPLVPGAWCEEWWAQECKEKGVDPSTLPVDLNAQKNAELHVRTSREKGIPLHPEYTFHWHDVTPEDLIALAKWLTKRDYDGEGNLVLPYTDEDEHAKRVLEELCVPHSVFTRENERLTVINRNYGYALIASLGMDITKDGSLIDKMNEIKDSVVGEDNPALKMVNKLSNMPIKAKAPVYVGARMGRPEKAKDRKMNPPVHVLFPLGHTSRTRDIVKTYQTLKRRSSTEGRGIKVEIARNRCPRCGNVTPYNICEKCGSKTVPEWVCPRCGRRSRGMPESGKMVCSCGAEMVRYDERTINLVQLFDAAKTNLQVKVPDSIKGVKGMISGSKMPERLEKGILRAKHNITVFRDGTSRFDATDAPITHFKPKEIGVSIEKLKELGYETDYKGNPITNEDQIIELYPQDIIIPYSAADFLVRVANFIDDMLVYLYGIEPFYNIKKTEDLLGHLVITQSPHTSAGILSRIVGFTKAYVCYAHPYLICGRRRNCDGDEDSIALLLDSLINFSHEYLPKTRGGTMDTPILLTTVLDPAEVDDEVHVMDVVDQLPLEFYRGAEEFKTVDIKLVKDLLGKPCQYEGLGFVFDTDDINEGVLRTTYVAQKSMKDKINAQFRLQEKVRAVDIRDAAERLVISHFLPDLYGNMRAFSRQSVRCVDCNTKYRRPPLSGRCYKCGGKLTLTVHQGGIEKYLDLSFEIVDRYKLPEYLRQRLLLLRRDLKSMFDDELKAQLDLTQFM from the coding sequence ATGGTGGAGGCAAGTCCGAAACTGCAAAGGTATTTCAAATCGTTGCTTACACAACTGGACAATGCCATAAAGGTTGCTGAAAAAGCCAGGGCACAGGGGTTTGACCCGAAACCGACTGTTGAGGTTAAGATGGCGGAAGACATGGCCGGACGCGTTGAAGGTTTGGTCGGACCGGAAGGTATCGCGGATAAAATAAGAGAATATGTAAAACAGGGGTTATCGCGAGAACGTGTAGCTTACGAGATCGTGAAAGAGTTGGCAAGCAAAGGTAAAGGGTTATCCACCGAAAAGATGGAAAAGGTAATAGACCAAGCGTTGAGAACAGGAGTAGCGGTGCTGACAGAGGGCGTACTGGTAGCGCCTACCGAGGGGATAGCAAAAGTGAAGATCAAACAGAATCCTGACGGGTCGCACTATCTTGCAGTGTACTATGCAGGTCCTATAAGAAGTGCTGGGGGAACTGCGGCTGCATTGTCAGTTGTTCTGGCCGATGTCATACGTAGGGAATTAAACATATCCAACTTTAGACCTACCGAAACAGTGATAGAGAGATACGTTGAAGAGATACAACTCTATGATGCGCGCTGCGCACGACTTCAATACAATCCAACAGAGGACGAAATCAGAACAATCGTCAAAAACTGTCCTATCTGTATTACTGGCGAACCAACACATCAAATAGAGGTATCGGTGTACAAGAATCTTGAGGGCATCGAAACAGACAGAGTTAGAGGAGGTATGGCACTCGTCATAGGTGAAGGTATAGCACAGAAAGCGGCAAAGGTGCTGAAACTCACAAGAAAGATCGGGCTTGATTGGGAATGGTTGGAATCGATAGTTAAAGTGCCCAGCAGTTCAGGTGATGAAAAGGTCACGCTTAAACCTAACAAAAAGTTCTTAAGCGAAGTGTTGGCCGGGCGACCGATAATCAGTTATCCGATGGCGAAAGGAGGGTTCAGACTCAGGTATGGACGGTCGAGAGTTACCGGAATCATGGCTAAAGGTATGCATCCGGCAACCATGGTTCTCCTGGACGGGTTCATAGCGATAGGTACTCAGATGAAGGTTGAACGTCCCGGAAAAGGATGCATAATAACACCGTGCACAAGCATCCACGGACCGATAGTAAAACTTAAAGACGGTTCTGTGATGAAGGTCGCATCTACCGAAATGGCGATAAAAGTAAAAGACGAAGTTAAAGAGATACTTTTTCTCGGAGACCTAGCCACTCCGATCGGCGATTTCATCAAATCAGGTCATCCGTTAGTGCCTGGTGCATGGTGTGAGGAATGGTGGGCTCAAGAGTGCAAAGAGAAGGGGGTCGACCCCTCCACCTTACCTGTAGATTTAAATGCCCAAAAAAACGCGGAACTCCACGTCAGAACTTCCCGCGAGAAAGGAATACCCTTACATCCCGAATATACGTTCCACTGGCACGACGTTACACCTGAGGATTTGATCGCGTTGGCAAAATGGTTGACGAAAAGGGATTACGATGGAGAGGGTAACCTCGTATTACCGTATACAGATGAAGACGAACATGCCAAACGGGTGTTGGAAGAATTATGCGTGCCTCACAGCGTGTTCACCAGAGAAAACGAACGGTTGACAGTAATTAACAGAAACTACGGATACGCATTGATCGCATCTTTAGGTATGGATATTACAAAAGACGGTTCACTCATAGACAAGATGAACGAGATCAAAGATTCTGTGGTGGGCGAAGATAACCCCGCACTTAAGATGGTGAATAAACTTTCAAACATGCCCATAAAAGCCAAAGCACCTGTCTATGTCGGAGCACGGATGGGCAGACCAGAGAAGGCTAAAGATAGGAAGATGAACCCGCCGGTTCACGTATTGTTCCCCTTGGGTCATACCTCGAGAACGCGTGACATCGTCAAAACATACCAGACTCTTAAGAGGCGAAGTTCTACCGAAGGGAGAGGTATCAAAGTTGAGATAGCGCGAAACAGATGTCCAAGATGCGGTAATGTAACACCTTACAACATCTGCGAAAAATGCGGTAGTAAAACCGTACCGGAATGGGTATGTCCGAGATGCGGACGACGGTCAAGAGGTATGCCTGAATCGGGTAAGATGGTTTGCAGTTGCGGTGCAGAGATGGTAAGGTACGATGAAAGAACCATTAATCTAGTGCAACTGTTCGATGCTGCAAAAACCAATCTGCAGGTGAAGGTCCCGGACAGTATCAAAGGGGTAAAGGGGATGATAAGCGGTTCAAAGATGCCGGAACGATTAGAAAAAGGAATACTCAGGGCTAAACACAACATTACGGTGTTCAGAGACGGTACGTCACGGTTTGACGCTACCGATGCACCGATTACGCACTTCAAACCAAAGGAGATAGGCGTTTCGATAGAAAAGTTGAAAGAGTTGGGATACGAAACCGATTACAAAGGGAATCCGATCACTAACGAAGACCAGATCATAGAATTGTATCCTCAGGATATAATCATACCCTATTCCGCAGCAGATTTCCTTGTACGGGTAGCGAACTTCATCGATGATATGCTTGTCTATCTTTACGGTATCGAACCGTTCTACAACATAAAGAAGACCGAAGACCTTCTCGGGCACCTTGTAATAACACAATCTCCGCATACGTCTGCAGGGATATTATCGAGAATCGTAGGTTTTACAAAAGCTTACGTGTGTTATGCACATCCGTATCTGATCTGCGGACGCAGAAGAAACTGCGACGGGGACGAAGATTCGATAGCGTTACTGTTGGACTCCCTGATAAACTTCTCGCACGAATACCTGCCAAAGACCCGGGGCGGTACCATGGACACACCTATCCTTCTGACAACCGTGTTAGACCCGGCAGAAGTAGATGATGAAGTTCACGTAATGGATGTCGTAGATCAACTCCCCCTCGAGTTCTATAGAGGTGCTGAAGAGTTCAAAACCGTTGATATAAAACTCGTTAAAGACCTCCTCGGTAAACCGTGCCAATACGAAGGTCTCGGGTTCGTATTCGATACTGACGACATCAATGAAGGTGTGTTAAGAACCACATACGTAGCACAAAAATCTATGAAAGATAAGATAAACGCACAGTTCAGATTGCAAGAAAAGGTCAGGGCTGTAGATATCAGAGACGCCGCCGAAAGATTAGTGATCAGTCATTTCCTACCGGACCTGTACGGTAACATGCGCGCCTTCTCACGACAATCTGTCCGTTGCGTAGATTGTAATACTAAGTACAGGAGACCGCCGTTATCTGGGAGATGTTACAAATGCGGAGGTAAACTTACGTTAACAGTTCATCAGGGAGGGATAGAGAAATATCTTGACCTATCTTTTGAAATAGTGGATAGATACAAACTACCTGAATATCTGAGACAGAGGCTCCTGCTTCTTAGAAGAGACCTTAAATCCATGTTCGATGACGAACTCAAAGCACAGCTCGACCTGACACAGTTCATGTAA